The Zygosaccharomyces rouxii strain CBS732 chromosome G complete sequence genome contains a region encoding:
- the FAR11 gene encoding Far11p (similar to uniprot|P53917 Saccharomyces cerevisiae YNL127W FAR11 Protein involved in G1 cell cycle arrest in response to pheromone in a pathway different from the Far1p-dependent pathway interacts with Far3p Far7p Far8p Far9p and Far10p), translating into MNGNGRPDLPIRSVSLDNLRPKSSLRKRLKFIDDTPTRMSSSASGSPERSRESGNELLLDLNNILRAKLTIDDPRNRNNGSNSGSDHRTSHNNKDEEFKKKLGLESDVITRVYGNGNEGTNECEENDEEADDNDDVPEVNSRATKEHRLSDEQDSDEMGDEEDEEEDEFANVDEIDGPISGKQKDNKSEAKGLDIDYNMPIDEEYKKSLDERAAEFDKVSRFQPISQPRIEWSLQDFCSLQDELAEWFCTSDFSQLAQTKSQFDKKVDEPQRFLKDDDYALKIMDQLCQDTNKNLLALTYISMGTFALVTSLDEQLQNIRRNNLMLCSHLNSIVDVFKKVAIACRDNVTNLKRETTLFFYSCTILFFMTNVCIEQRDNDSNTVKNAIKILHDAQLLPFLTHYIEHWRWNSRLSMRIRNVINLLFRLLVLQFGDKTVWKRSKAFLYNLHNLKQPHRSEKGQILTISPLHYQAFREDITARFPDHRTPLAGLPPEVDNSNSLSQFLEIPRSKAKNPVNLTLATPQQHIATPAPSPPGSPNLLQMDAIRHRKSFQTNMAYPCLYPSDDEEGEDELSKKMSLDDYDRRTEVFVPYSIQEATNILSNSVHIKLSVQQLWYERDLFISTERGWKVDQGEDKYNYSSMENTSQEESIDIMKRVDSFYDECFSSLNSLVFVLLQTVESNLSNVDFRNSDIPADTKIDPLIPRLEITRAKELAMKSSFGILYLLLRWFKLNHVLKQEHLCVLLHDSRYIQVCCSLLSKYSENYPDKAFNRMLSSPGSIWRECSNYNSTYQQSLLDQQDTEKSQNYDTVTLSSLAYMLKVLRRIVGNKTERLKELPLNIGLLFKRYYRIFNIDIYHPILRIIKELTPFKNKRWKAEHMELISGVFLYEELELIDNWVTGKDVSGELGDACGQEIAMRALLQFYNFLHYEKSMEDLGYSQRSTTNLSLLNKESEYLGM; encoded by the coding sequence ATGAATGGTAATGGCCGACCGGATTTGCCCATAAGGTCTGTTTCATTAGATAACTTAAGACCAAAATCAAGTTTAAGAAAGagattgaaatttatcGACGATACACCCACAAGAATGAGTTCTAGCGCATCAGGTTCACCTGAAAGAAGCCGGGAAAGTGGTAATGAATTACTGTTGGATTTAAACAACATCTTACGTGCGAAATTGACTATAGATGATCCTAGAAACCGTAATAATGGTAGCAATAGTGGTAGTGACCATCGTACATCtcataataataaggaCGAAGAATTTAAGAAGAAACTAGGTCTGGAAAGTGATGTTATAACGAGAGTTTATGGAAATGGCAATGAGGGAACTAACGAAtgtgaagaaaatgatgaagaagctgATGATAATGACGATGTGCCAGAAGTGAATAGTAGGGCTACTAAGGAACACAGGCTATCAGATGAACAAGACAGTGATGAAATGGgggatgaagaagatgaagaagaagatgaatttgcaAATGTTGACGAAATTGATGGACCAATATCTGGGAAACAAAAGGACAACAAGTCGGAGGCTAAAGGTCTGGACATAGATTATAACATGCCAATAGATGAAGAGTACAAGAAGAGTCTTGATGAAAGGGCAGCGgaatttgataaagtttCCAGATTTCAACCAATATCACAACCGAGGATTGAATGGTCGTTACAAGATTTCTGTTCATTGCAAGACGAGTTAGCAGAATGGTTCTGTACGTCAGATTTTAGTCAGTTGGCTCAAACTAAATCTCAATTTGATAAGAAAGTTGATGAACCTCAAAGGTTCTTAAAGGATGACGATTATGCTCTCAAGATAATGGATCAATTGTGTCAAGAtacaaataaaaatttattGGCGCTGACATACATATCAATGGGTACATTCGCATTAGTGACAAGTTTGGATgaacaattacaaaataTCCGAAGGAATAATTTGATGTTGTGCTCTCACTTGAACTCAATCGTTGATGTTTTTAAAAAAGTTGCCATTGCATGCAGAGATAACGtaaccaatttgaaaagggaGACTacgctttttttttattcctGCACtatattatttttcatGACTAACGTCTGCATCGAGCAAAGGGATAATGATTCTAATACTgttaaaaatgcaattaaAATTCTACACGATGCTCAGTTATTACCATTCTTAACTCATTACATTGAACATTGGCGCTGGAACAGCCGTTTATCTATGAGAATTAGGAATGTGATAAACTTACTCTTCAGGCTGTTGGTGCttcaatttggtgataaaaccgtttggaaaagatctaaagcatttctttacaatttgcATAATTTGAAGCAACCTCACCGTAGTGAAAAAGGCCAAATTTTGACCATTTCACCTTTACACTATCAAGCATTCAGAGAGGATATAACTGCCAGATTTCCCGATCATAGGACTCCTCTAGCTGGATTGCCTCCAGAAGTAGATAATTCCAATTCGTTATcacaatttttggaaattccACGATCAAAGGCTAAAAATCCAGTCAATTTAACGTTAGCTACCCCTCAACAACATATTGCCACCCCAGCACCATCTCCACCAGGTTCACCAAATCTTTTACAGATGGATGCTATAAGACATCGTAAATCTTTCCAAACAAATATGGCGTATCCCTGCCTCTACCCTTCAGATGACGAGGAAGGTGAAGACGAATTAAGTAAGAAGATGTCCCTAGACGACTACGATAGGAGAACTGAAGTCTTTGTTCCCTACAGTATCCAAGAGGCCACAAACATCCTTTCAAATAGTGTTCACATCAAATTAAGCGTGCAACAATTGTGGTATGAACGAGACTTGTTCATATCTACAGAACGTGGATGGAAAGTGGATCAAGGCGAGGATAAATACAATTATTCGAGCATGGAAAATACTTCACAAGAAGAATCCATCGATATCATGAAAAGAGTTGATTCATTTTATGACGAATGTTTTTCAAGTTTAAATTCATTGGTATTTGTGCTTTTACAAACGGTAGAATCAAATTTGAGTAACGTTGACTTCAGGAACTCAGATATCCCTGCTGACACTAAGATCGATCCACTAATACCAAGATTGGAGATCACTAGAGCTAAGGAATTGGCcatgaaatcttcatttgGTATTCTTTACCTGTTACTCAGATGGTTCAAGTTGAACCATGTACTCAAGCAAGAACATCTATGCGTTCTTCTACACGATTCTCGCTACATTCAAGTGTGCTGTTCACTTTTGAGTAAATATTCTGAAAACTATCCTGACAAAGCCTTCAACAGAATGCTTTCATCACCTGGATCCATTTGGAGAGAATGTTCCAATTACAATTCTACTTATCAACAGTCGCTTCTCGATCAGCAAGATACAgaaaaatctcaaaattACGACACTGTTACACTATCCTCATTGGCCTACATGTTAAAAGTTCTCAGAAGAATCGTTGGTAACAAAACAGAGCGTCTAAAGGAGTTACCTCTAAACATCggtcttcttttcaaaaggtaTTATCGGATCTTCAACATAGATATTTACCATCCAATCTTGAGGAtaattaaagaattaacACCTTTCAAGAATAAAAGATGGAAAGCGGAACACATGGAACTCATATCTGGTGTTTTTCTCTAcgaagaattagaattgatAGACAATTGGGTTACCGGTAAAGACGTATCCGGAGAACTAGGTGATGCATGCGGCCAAGAAATCGCGATGAGAGCATTGCTACAGTTCTACAATTTCTTGCATTACGAAAAATCGATGGAAGATCTGGGTTACAGTCAGCGTTCGACTACAAACCTGTCGCTGCTAAACAAGGAGTCTGAATACCTTGGCATGTAA
- the SPC98 gene encoding Spc98p (similar to uniprot|P53540 Saccharomyces cerevisiae YNL126W SPC98 Component of the microtubule-nucleating Tub4p (gamma-tubulin) complex interacts with Spc110p at the spindle pole body (SPB) inner plaque and with Spc72p at the SPB outer plaque), translating to MDLEVALYPVVEALAPHTLSDGLTNSLTHELAQLLQSPSRSLGQLQNTIDSFKLKVPYSPDGVIRWQKLINVIQLLFGIDRKENVIKYLSTFQSMLMENSTIPSPDMDRNHVMSLNMNGLDTHDKLLSPLRPQSLQAESFENLDKFSDRRSLLSSQKGYALSREYNSVSLHMLSNQYYYKMISEEEILKVISYTLLATMTELFPLEFNKINIPKEVTNSESGLLHLIFEAVLLYQNLKLKVDEQKHKNVSPMKKALLVQVESALQNYVKVVNSLSAFARVDSLKQLYYEFYDHIIALRFHYRYMENFEETSGDSFLTRFNDLQSHGDVLVRRLCTEIFKNLLSLYYEYLIDWLTMGKLEATYREFFIVAHESEDPLPLKLVKNKVPKFIPMSVANEIFIIGKTFLLLSKYCKELHWTNEISKKYSFKYQQLVHHVQLTDFYSLVHSHYEEMVKFANNTLLHKFYYKQVLYTLKDILLMGKSDLIDILIQKAQDILAMPSASLSGYRLTRFLQEAVQQSSMRNLLNKSDKNFVINGLDARILDLGHGSLGWDVFTLDYLIDVPLSTVLNVNRNGGKKEYLRIFNFLWRFKKNNFFYNQEWLKSNQLIRNFRKMDRHGPLIRDLTSKLSKVNILRNQIQHFSQKLEAFCFRSIIDKNFQEFERKVVITSDKNDNTDDDEQGMNDLQAVRLRNGVLMLNGILRPRSSRSPLLSSILQATATTETFCKEPNIDELDSLHDGYLQKILLHKLLNSSNGQKTVGGLSGQPYSSSSIILLNIAFEFITFQSALNDVAHELLIQLNLDTQPQLGVLLSRFNSVLRDLVPRYKLFKENLRIFIKDLKMDGDDELCSLSRFLR from the coding sequence ATGGATTTAGAGGTTGCATTATATCCTGTGGTGGAAGCCCTAGCGCCTCATACTCTTTCAGATGGATTGACGAATTCCTTAACTCACGAATTGGCGCAACTTTTGCAATCTCCATCGAGGTCGTTGGGACAATTACAAAATACAATAGATTCGTTCAAATTAAAAGTACCATATAGTCCTGACGGTGTTATACGATGgcaaaaattgattaacgTAATACAATTGTTATTTGGTATTGATCGTAAGGAAAATGTAATCAAATATTTGTCGACATTCCAATCTATGTTAATGGAGAATTCAACAATACCATCTCCCGATATGGACAGAAACCATGTAATGTCACTTAATATGAATGGACTGGATACACATGATAAATTATTAAGTCCCTTGAGGCCACAAAGTCTGCAGGCagaatcttttgaaaatttggataaattttCAGATAGAAGATCACTTCTATCGTCTCAAAAGGGTTATGCTCTCAGTAGAGAATACAATTCTGTGAGTTTACACATGCTTTCCAACCAGTATTATTACAAGATGATCTCAGAGGAGGAAATTCTAAAAGTTATTAGTTATACATTACTGGCCACAATGACAGAACTATTCCCACTAGAGTTCAACAAGATAAATATACCGAAGGAAGTGACCAATTCTGAAAGCGGACTTTTGCATTTAATATTTGAAGCTGTCCTTTtataccaaaatttgaaattgaaggtAGATGAGCAGAAACATAAGAACGTCTCCCCAATGAAAAAGGCATTATTGGTTCAGGTGGAAAGCGCACTACAAAATTACGTTAAAGTGGTTAACTCTCTTTCTGCCTTTGCACGCGTGGACTCTTTAAAACAGTTGTATTACGAATTTTACGATCATATCATTGCATTGAGATTTCATTATAGATATATGGAAAATTTCGAGGAAACATCAGGAGATTCATTCTTAACCAGATTCAACGATTTGCAATCTCACGGTGATGTGCTAGTAAGACGGTTGTGCACcgaaatcttcaaaaatcttttatcCCTTTACTACGAATATTTGATAGATTGGCTTACCATGGGGAAATTAGAGGCAACTTATCgagaatttttcattgtGGCTCATGAATCAGAAGACCCATTACCattaaaattggtgaaaaacaAGGTTCCTAAATTTATACCGATGAGTGTGGCTAATGAAATCTTTATTATCGGTAAAACTTTCTTGCTTCTGAGCAAATATTGCAAAGAACTACATTGGACAAACgaaatttcgaaaaaatattcttttaaaTACCAACAACTTGTTCACCATGTTCAGTTGACAGATTTTTACAGTCTGGTACATTCCCATTATGAGGAAATGGTTAAATTTGCTAATAATACACTTTTGCATAAATTTTATTACAAACAAGTGCTTTACACACTCAAGGATATTCTACTTATGGGGAAAAGCGATTTGATAGACATTTTAATACAGAAAGCTCAGGATATCTTGGCAATGCCCTCCGCATCTCTATCGGGCTACCGATTGACAAGGTTTTTACAAGAAGCAGTTCAACAATCATCGATGAGAAATCTTTTAAACAAAAGtgataaaaattttgtaattaATGGACTCGATGCAAGGATCCTGGACCTGGGTCATGGTTCTCTTGGTTGGGATGTCTTTACGCTAGACTATCTGATAGATGTGCCTTTATCTACTGTTTTAAACGTCAACCGTAATGGCGGCAAGAAGGAATATTTGAggattttcaatttcttatggagattcaaaaaaaataattttttctatAACCAAGAGTGGTTAAAATCCAACCAATTGATAAGGAATTTCCGAAAGATGGACCGTCATGGGCCTTTAATCAGGGACCTAACATCCAAATTATCCAAGGTTAACATTTTACGAAATCAAATTCAGCATTTTAGCCAAAAGTTAGAAGCATTTTGCTTTAGATCTATCATAGAtaaaaatttccaagaattcGAACGTAAGGTGGTTATCACCAGcgataaaaatgataatactgatgatgatgaacaagGCATGAATGATCTTCAGGCAGTTAGATTGCGTAATGGAGTGCTCATGTTAAATGGGATACTTCGACCTCGATCTAGTCGAAGTCCGCTATTATCTAGCATACTCCAAGCAACTGCAACCACTGAGACCTTTTGCAAAGAGCCAAACATTGACGAATTGGATTCACTTCATGATGGATATTTGCAAAAAATACTTTTACACAAGCTTTTAAATTCTAGTAATGGGCAAAAAACCGTCGGTGGACTTTCAGGCCAGCCTtattcatcatcatcaattaTTCTTCTCAATATTGCATTTGAGTTTATAACTTTCCAAAGTGCCTTAAACGACGTGGCACATGAACTGTTGATACAATTGAATCTAGACACCCAACCGCAACTGGGAGTATTACTATCAAGATTCAATTCGGTGCTTCGTGACCTTGTACCACGCTACAAGCTTTTCAAGGAAAATCtaagaatttttatcaagGATTTAAAGATGGATGGCGATGATGAACTATGTAGCTTGAGTAGATTCCTGAGATGA
- the ESBP6 gene encoding Esbp6p (some similarities with uniprot|P53918 Saccharomyces cerevisiae YNL125C ESBP6 Protein with similarity to monocarboxylate permeases appears not to be involved in transport of monocarboxylates such as lactate pyruvate or acetate across the plasma membrane) — protein sequence MSKTQSIGHLPPSTGSDVSRSEPQWSWKEDNDEDTGIAEKPHTVTSADTYSSGSVGSGEDEVELDRALTSYFDVADAMRIQTNEGSRGQIKLEDSESGNEEGAKEYDGNDLDDDDNLKKVFTNHSTGEIDLPPDGGYGWVVTLCVFLVMFSTWGCNSGFGIFLAFYLKSGAFAGANKFDYATIAGITVACGQGFAPFVVVCYRVIGCKPTMLIGTVFMFAGFLMASFAKSLWELYLTQGLLVGLSISFSYVPATVVLPGWFLKKRAYAIGISYMGTGCGGVTYGLAVNKMINNSHSTRWALRVLCISCTCSMLVAIALLKQRNPLPITGIKRWGPIWEQFKIVFNIKVAKNPISLTIAIWFGFSLFGYNLMMYTLSSYAQARGLSAHDGSTLTAITNAAQVVGRPIMGLLGDRFGRTNTTIVLSALLTIFLFAFWIPSHTFVQLIFFCICMGSCVGVAQVMVTVLIADLVGPEAFLASWAFANAGPAPYLLCCEIIAQALVTNSKSSPYLHTQCYGGACFAISLILIFILRERAVRLKLGKMAEQEGVGFNGKNDIEVHSDVNFTHDYSSLLGKSPTKYLRRLTYPMRI from the coding sequence ATGAGTAAAACCCAATCTATAGGACATTTGCCGCCATCGACGGGTTCAGATGTAAGCCGCAGTGAACCGCAGTGGTCATGGAAGGAAGacaatgatgaagatacaGGTATTGCTGAGAAGCCACATACGGTTACAAGTGCTGATACATATTCTAGTGGTAGTGTTGGtagtggtgaagatgaagttgaaCTAGATCGTGCCTTGACTTCTTATTTTGATGTCGCAGATGCTATGCGTATTCAGACTAATGAGGGTAGTCGGGGGCAGATCAAGTTAGAAGATAGTGAAAGTGGTAATGAGGAAGGAGCTAAAGAATATGATGGAAATGATcttgacgatgatgataacttgaaaaaagtttttACAAATCATTCTACcggtgaaattgatttaccaccagaCGGAGGTTACGGATGGGTTGTAACGCTTTGTGTGTTTCTAGTAATGTTTTCCACTTGGGGATGCAACTCTGGGTTTGGTATATTTTTGGCCTTTTATCTAAAGAGTGGTGCATTTGCAGGTGCCAATAAATTTGACTATGCTACTATTGCAGGTATAACGGTGGCATGCGGTCAAGGATTTGCACCATTTGTTGTAGTATGTTACAGAGTGATTGGTTGTAAACCAACGATGTTAATTGGGACTGTTTTCATGTTTGCAGGATTTTTAATGGCGTCATTTGCTAAGAGTCTATGGGAATTATATTTGACCCAAGGGTTACTTGTAGGGCtttccatttcatttaGTTATGTTCCCGCAACTGTTGTTCTTCCAGGTTGgtttttaaagaaaagagcTTATGCTATTGGTATTTCCTATATGGGTACCGGTTGTGGTGGTGTGACCTATGGTTTGGCGGTTAATAAGATGATTAACAACAGCCATAGTACAAGATGGGCTTTACGTGTATTGTGCATTAGTTGTACGTGTTCTATGCTCGTAGCGATTGCTCTTTTAAAGCAAAGAAATCCTTTGCCTATAACTGGAATTAAACGTTGGGGACCAATTTGGGAAcaatttaaaattgttttcaatattAAAGTTGCTAAAAATCCAATATCGCTAACCATAGCTATTTGGTTTGGCTTTTCACTTTTCGGATACAATTTAATGATGTATACTTTATCATCCTATGCACAGGCAAGAGGTTTGTCAGCGCATGATGGTTCTACTTTAACCGCCATCACCAACGCAGCTCAAGTCGTTGGTAGGCCTATAATGGGATTGTTAGGTGATAGATTCGGTAGAACTAACACTACGATTGTGCTGAGTGCTTTATTGACAATATTCCTATTCGCATTTTGGATTCCATCTCACACCTTTGTACAGCTGATTTTTTTCTGCATTTGTATGGGGAGTTGTGTCGGTGTCGCTCAAGTTATGGTTACAGTTTTAATTGCAGATTTGGTTGGTCCAGAAGCCTTTTTAGCATCATGGGCCTTTGCCAATGCTGGACCTGCGCCTTATTTGTTATGTTGTGAAATCATAGCACAGGCATTGGTTACCAACAGCAAATCGAGTCCGTATTTACACACACAATGCTATGGTGGAGCCTGCTTTGCCATCTCACTAATATTGATTTTCATTTTAAGAGAAAGAGCTGTACGTCTGAAATTGGGCAAAATGGCGGAACAAGAAGGAGTTGGTTTCAACGGTAAGAACGATATTGAGGTTCATTCTGACGTTAATTTTACCCATGATTACAGTTCACTCTTGGGTAAATCACCTACCAAATACCTAAGAAGACTCACATATCCAATGAGGATATAA
- the NAF1 gene encoding RNA-binding snoRNP assembly protein (some similarities with uniprot|P53919 Saccharomyces cerevisiae YNL124W), translating into MTDAFDQALENPETASQIHLPTNDVDLGDLGSDESSSSSYESEDSDEEEEEVAEYGDAEEEEEGGGGDVIKSKHEVTEEQVPDLPDDYEIPESATISPIGKIKSAFDNNIIIEAVVSGEKRVLKEGSILCLEDKSLIGILCEVFGPLQKPFYRVALPVSKKERFDQLKEQLGSNVCIVVPEAHWVDTFELKKLKGTDASNGYDEELPEEEQEFSDDEKEAISKKMKKEQNKKKKENGKPKQPRSGGVDKIPNNLQSMKVPQAMTSVSYRSRNSRQAPQQSPPAAYEQPHHQYQPPRPRPQAIPQPQLPPQTQQPIYQPPPTPYNYGVPYVQQSPSFQQPPSFQQPPSFQPFVSPYPQPQPLYQAPMYYPPQPQPQFPMPGPAPGPGPAPAPVQQNMQQVLQLHQLLVQQQQQQQQQQQGQNQHFNYDD; encoded by the coding sequence ATGACTGATGCATTTGATCAGGCGTTAGAGAATCCAGAGACTGCATCTCAAATACACTTGCCCACCAATGACGTTGATTTAGGCGATCTCGGTAGTGATGAAAGctcctcatcatcatatgaaagtgaagatagtgatgaggaggaagaagaagtggCAGAGTACGGAGAcgcagaagaagaagaagaaggtggCGGTGGCGATGTCATTAAATCAAAGCACGAAGTGACCGAGGAACAAGTGCCTGATTTACCCGATGATTATGAAATACCGGAAAGCGCTACGATCTCACCGATCGGTAAAATAAAAAGTGCATTTGATAACAATATTATCATTGAAGCAGTAGTTTCCGGGGAGAAAAGGGTTCTAAAGGAAGGCTCCATCCTCTGCCTTGAGGACAAGAGTCTAATTGGTATTCTTTGTGAAGTTTTTGGACCACTACAGAAACCATTCTATAGGGTTGCACTGCCCGTTTCCAAGAAGGAAAGATTCGATCAACTAAAGGAACAACTTGGCTCAAACGTATGCATCGTTGTTCCCGAAGCTCACTGGGTTGATACTTTTGAACTGAAAAAACTAAAAGGTACGGATGCATCCAATGGCtacgatgaagaattaccagaggaagaacaagaattctctgatgatgagaaggaaGCCATCTctaaaaagatgaagaaagaacagaataagaagaaaaaagaaaatggaaaaCCAAAACAACCCAGGTCTGGAGGTGTGGataaaattccaaataatttaCAATCAATGAAAGTTCCGCAGGCGATGACATCTGTTTCTTAtagatcaagaaattctcGACAGGCACCACAGCAAAGTCCACCTGCAGCATATGAACAAcctcatcatcaatatcaacCACCTCGACCAAGACCACAAGCAATACCACAACCGCAGTTACCACCACAGACGCAAcaaccaatttatcaacCTCCACCCACTCCATACAATTATGGTGTGCCCTACGTGCAGCAGTCGCCATCGTTTCAACAGCCGCCATCGTTTCAACAGCCGCCATCGTTTCAGCCGTTCGTATCACCGTACCCCCAGCCTCAGCCGTTGTATCAGGCTCCAATGTACTACCCGCCTCAACCTCAGCCACAATTCCCAATGCCAGGACCGGCACCAGGACCAGGACCAGCTCCAGCACCAGTGCAACAAAACATGCAACAGGTATTACAACTGCATCAACTGTTAgttcaacaacaacaacagcaacaacaacagcaacaagGGCAAAATCAGCATTTCAATTACGACGACTAA